The genomic region AAAAGCGAATGTTCGTCTTCGAAGATATCGTCCTTTTGGACGACCGAGCGATTCAGAAAGTTATGCGCGAAGTGGATAACTCCGACCTCGCGAAAGCACTCAAGTCCGTCGATACCGAAGTTCAGGAAAAAATCTTTAAAAACATGTCGAAACGCGCGGCGAACCTTCTCCGAGAGGATATGGATTTTATGGGTCCGATCCGGATTAAGGACGTGGAAGACGCACAGCAGAAAATCGTTAACATCATTCGTAAACTCGAAGACGCCGGTGAAATCGTCGTTGCCCGCGCCGGTGAAGACGAACTCGTTATGTGATCTAAATTTCCGTTTTTGGAAAGAAATTTCTTTCGTTTTGAATCCTCCTCAATGGAATCTGTCGGCATGATCCGGGTCTTTAAACTTATTACGATCTCCTTTACCTTTTTGTCCCTTTTGTCTTGCGGATACGATTCGAATCTGGAGATCCTGGATCTTACGAACGCCGATTGGCAAGCGACCTTAGGCAATCACGTAAAAACTAAATTAGAAAAATCGAATTCTTCCGGTTCGTCCCAAATCAAAAAGAAGAACAAGGAAAAAGAATCGAACGAACCCGAGAATTGGAAAACGATTTCCAATTTCCCGGTCGGCTTCAATGCACTTTTTGAAATACCGGAACAATCTGGTTATCACGACGTAACGGTAAAGGCGGAGTTTTCCGTTTTTCCGGATTCGGCGTTCTTGCGTTTGCCGACCGCGATTTATCTTCCGGACGTCGGTGAGAATTGGCAACTTTACTTAAACGGAACTTTAATCCGCAACGAAAGATTTCCGCAAAATCCCGAAAGCACGGATTTAACTCCAGGGATTAGAAGATCCTTAAAATCAGTAACGCTACCGATTCCTTCCGGTGTTTTAAAGGAAGGAAAGAATACGATCTTTCTGTATATAATCGGAGAAGCGAATCTTACGCCGTACGTACAAAACGACCATTTCGGATTTTATCACGCGAGCGGTTATAGAATTTCCTCGTTTCAACAAATCTACGAATCCACATCCGAATACTTCGAGGTCTTTTTATACGGAATCTATTTCATATTCGGAATTTATCATATACTTTTCTACGTAACCCGAAGACAGGATCTGTATTATCTTTACTTCGGGATTTTTTCGTTCGTTTCTTCGGTTTATTTCTTTTTTTCGTCGAATCTGATTTTTCAGAAATTCGTGAATCAGAATTCCGAAATCGATAGTACGATCTTTTTCAGAGTGGAATACGCTTCGTTGATGTTGATTCTTCCTTCGTTCTTCTATTTTTTGAAGGAATATTTTTATCCAAAGGAAATGCTGAAAATCGTTCCGGCAGTTTTGGTAACCTTTTTAGTGGGTTTGTCTTTTCTCGTTCTTGTTTCTCCGTTCTCCTGGACTCACGTAGCGTTAAAGCTCTGCCAACTAACGATGATTTTCTTTTTGTTCTACATTCTGTTTTTTTCGATTCAAACGGTACGGAAAAGAAAAGCGGATTCGCATAAGATGTTGGCGGGTATCGCGGGTTGTATCGTATTTGCGGTTTGGGATTTACTCGATTCCATCTTTAAGATCATTGGACTTCATTATCCATTTTTCAAGATCGCCTACTCGTTGTTTATCGTTACGATCATCAGCATTCTCGTTTCCAGATACATTCAACTTTACAAGGACGCGCAACTCCTCAACAAGGAACTTTCCAATCAGAAGGACGCATTCTATCGATTCGTTCCCGCGGACTTCATTCGGATTTTGGATAAGGAATCTCCGGTTTCGATTTCGATCGGAGACAACAAAGAAAAGTCGATGACGGTTTTATTTTCCGATATCCGGAATTTTACGAGCATATCGGAAGCGATTCAACCGAGTCAAACGATCGCATTCTTAAATTCTTATCTTTCCGAAATGGAAGACCTCGTATATAGAACCGCTGGATTCGTGGACAAGTATGTGGGAGATGCTGTGCTCGCACTTTTTGCGGATTACAACGAAAGAGTGGAAAAGGAGAATTTCAATTCCGCTGACAACGCGGTCGAGTCGGCGATTCGAATGGTAAGCGCGGTTCAATCGGGAAGAATGCAGGAAAATTTTTCGATTCCTTCCCCTTGGAATAATTTGGAAATCGGAATCGGGATCAACACCGGTTCCTTGATTTTGGGAACGGTCGGAAGCGAAAGGAGAATCGACACGACCGTAATCGGAGACGCGGTCAATCTCGCCTCGAGGCTTCAATCCTTAACTTCGCTTTATCAAAGTAGAATATTAATTTCTCATCATACGTATCTTCAACTTCATCGAATGAGTGAAATCGGAATGAGAATGATCGACACGGTTTTCGTAAAGGGAAGAAATCAACCCGTGGACATTTACGAAGTGTTCGAATCCGATCCCGAGGATATAAAAGAATTCAAAATCAAAACCTCGGATCTTTTGGCGGAAGGAATTTCCGAATATAAATCGGGTAAGTTCGAAGACGCGTCCAAAATTTTTAAACAACTCTATCGCGAAGAATCCAGGGACAATCTTTCCAAGATTTATTTAAAACGATGCAAACTCTACGCGTCCAAACCGCCCGAAGATAACTGGGACGGAATTTTTCGTTTTCAAAACAAGTGATTGGACTATTAAAAAATCTCCATCAACGTTTTGCGGAAACGTTTTTAAAAATCGCTTTAATAATTTCGTTTTTAATCGG from Leptospira kmetyi serovar Malaysia str. Bejo-Iso9 harbors:
- a CDS encoding adenylate/guanylate cyclase domain-containing protein, with the protein product MIRVFKLITISFTFLSLLSCGYDSNLEILDLTNADWQATLGNHVKTKLEKSNSSGSSQIKKKNKEKESNEPENWKTISNFPVGFNALFEIPEQSGYHDVTVKAEFSVFPDSAFLRLPTAIYLPDVGENWQLYLNGTLIRNERFPQNPESTDLTPGIRRSLKSVTLPIPSGVLKEGKNTIFLYIIGEANLTPYVQNDHFGFYHASGYRISSFQQIYESTSEYFEVFLYGIYFIFGIYHILFYVTRRQDLYYLYFGIFSFVSSVYFFFSSNLIFQKFVNQNSEIDSTIFFRVEYASLMLILPSFFYFLKEYFYPKEMLKIVPAVLVTFLVGLSFLVLVSPFSWTHVALKLCQLTMIFFLFYILFFSIQTVRKRKADSHKMLAGIAGCIVFAVWDLLDSIFKIIGLHYPFFKIAYSLFIVTIISILVSRYIQLYKDAQLLNKELSNQKDAFYRFVPADFIRILDKESPVSISIGDNKEKSMTVLFSDIRNFTSISEAIQPSQTIAFLNSYLSEMEDLVYRTAGFVDKYVGDAVLALFADYNERVEKENFNSADNAVESAIRMVSAVQSGRMQENFSIPSPWNNLEIGIGINTGSLILGTVGSERRIDTTVIGDAVNLASRLQSLTSLYQSRILISHHTYLQLHRMSEIGMRMIDTVFVKGRNQPVDIYEVFESDPEDIKEFKIKTSDLLAEGISEYKSGKFEDASKIFKQLYREESRDNLSKIYLKRCKLYASKPPEDNWDGIFRFQNK